The region CCGAACCGTACTGGGGCATCCGGGCGGTCACCGACCTCCCCGACCCCCGGTCGGCGGCCCGGCTGGTGGGCGTGACCCCGGAGGAGATCGCCGAGCGCAACCCCGGGTGGTCCCGCGCCGAGGTCGAGGCGGAGGCGCGCGCCCGCGCCCTCTGGGACCCGCGGACCATGGTGGACCTGCACGCCTTCGACATGCCCGCGCTCCCGGAGTCGACCGCGGTGCCGTCCCTCATCCTGCTGGCCGAGCGGCGCGGGCTCGTCCCGGAGATCGACGGGGACGACGGCCGGGCGCGCGGTTTCGACGTCCGCACCGTCGCGGGGACGGGGCACATGCTCCACCTCGACGCGCCGGAGGGGTTCGCCGCGGAGCTGCTGTCCTGGCTGGAGGAGACCGACGGGCCGCGGGCGGAGCGCCCGATAGGGGGCGCGGGCGAGGCCGGCACAGGGGTCGGGTCCGGGGCTGGGACCCGGGCCGGGGCCGGGGCGTCCGCGGGCGCCGGGGCCCGGGAAGCGGGGGGCGCCGGATGACCGCCGACACACGGCCGTTGAAGGCGCGGCTGGCCGCGCTGCCCGCCGCCGAGCGGGAGCGGCTGCTGCTGGACGTCGTCATGGAGTGCACGGCCGCCGTGCTCGGCCACGACGACCTCCGGGACCTGGAGCCCGACATGGAGTTCGCGGAGGCCGGGGTGGACTCCATCACCGCGGTGGAGATCCGCTCCCGCCTCTCGGCCCGGCTGGGCGCGCCGGTCCCGCGCGACCGGCTGAACGCCGCCCCGACCTTCGCCGAGGCGGCCCGCGTCCTCCAGGACCTGTTCCCCGGCCACCGAGGCTGACGGGAGCGCGCCCCGGGACCGCGCGGCCCCGGGGCGCGCCGGACCGAGGCCCCCTTCCCCCGCTACTTCGGCGGGGGAAGGGGGCCGCCCGACGAACGAGGAGCACGA is a window of Nocardiopsis changdeensis DNA encoding:
- a CDS encoding alpha/beta fold hydrolase → MRLETRTWGEGERTALLVHGFACDSGTWERTAGVLADRGYRVVAPDLRGHGASPRGYYSPRALADDLVETLPAGADLALGHSLGAALLGLAADGLRPARLVYAEPYWGIRAVTDLPDPRSAARLVGVTPEEIAERNPGWSRAEVEAEARARALWDPRTMVDLHAFDMPALPESTAVPSLILLAERRGLVPEIDGDDGRARGFDVRTVAGTGHMLHLDAPEGFAAELLSWLEETDGPRAERPIGGAGEAGTGVGSGAGTRAGAGASAGAGAREAGGAG
- a CDS encoding acyl carrier protein; the protein is MTADTRPLKARLAALPAAERERLLLDVVMECTAAVLGHDDLRDLEPDMEFAEAGVDSITAVEIRSRLSARLGAPVPRDRLNAAPTFAEAARVLQDLFPGHRG